The following proteins are encoded in a genomic region of Chlamydiota bacterium:
- a CDS encoding heme-copper oxidase subunit III translates to MFKAMMFITLLAAYSVLRFANPGWQGPYHLPILMTSINTLILLSSSFFLHQAQTMINKGTNQKLFSKIGITLVLGIIFLVLQGVEWAKLIREGLVLKTGPFASTFFTLTGFHGLHVLVGLCVLLFLLMRSKQQPLKNPTPFHIGSMYWHFVDAVWIVIFVSLYLT, encoded by the coding sequence ATGTTTAAAGCCATGATGTTCATCACACTTTTAGCCGCCTATAGCGTTTTACGATTTGCGAATCCTGGCTGGCAAGGGCCTTATCATTTACCCATTCTCATGACCTCAATCAACACTCTCATCCTTCTATCAAGCAGTTTTTTCCTTCATCAAGCGCAAACGATGATTAACAAGGGAACAAACCAAAAACTTTTTTCCAAAATTGGAATAACACTTGTCCTAGGAATCATTTTTTTAGTGCTCCAAGGCGTTGAATGGGCGAAACTTATTCGCGAGGGTCTTGTCCTTAAAACCGGGCCCTTTGCCTCGACTTTTTTTACCCTTACCGGTTTTCACGGTCTTCACGTCTTGGTCGGATTATGCGTCCTTCTATTTCTCCTCATGAGATCAAAACAGCAGCCTCTCAAAAATCCCACTCCCTTTCACATAGGCTCCATGTACTGGCATTTTGTAGACGCTGTTTGGATTGTTATTTTTGTGAGCCTTTATCTCACCTAA